In a genomic window of Streptomyces sp. NBC_01142:
- the arsB gene encoding ACR3 family arsenite efflux transporter, translating into MSVTPTEPTTAAPPQSGEEASVVAKLSTLDRFLAVWIVLAMGLGLGLGRLVPGLNDALAKVEIGGISLPIAVGLLVMMYPVLAKVRYDKLDAVTGDKKLMVSSLVINWVLGPAIMFALAWIFLADLPEYRTGLIIVGLARCIAMVIIWNDLACGDREAAALLVALNSVFQVIAFGLLGWLYLDLLPGWLGLGDGEKIDISMWKIALNVVIFLGVPLLAGFLTRRLGEKKMGRESYEAKFLPRIGPWALYGLLFTIVILFALQGKTITSQPLDVARIALPLLVYFALTWFGTFALGKAIGLNYDRTATLAFTAAGNNFELAIAVAIATFGVTSGQALSGVVGPLIEVPVLVALVYVSLAWRKKFTAHS; encoded by the coding sequence CTGTCCGTGACCCCCACTGAACCGACCACCGCCGCACCTCCGCAGAGCGGCGAGGAGGCCTCGGTCGTGGCCAAACTGTCCACCCTCGACCGGTTTCTCGCCGTGTGGATCGTCCTCGCGATGGGCCTCGGGCTCGGACTCGGTCGACTCGTGCCCGGTCTCAACGACGCTCTGGCGAAGGTGGAGATCGGCGGTATCTCGCTGCCCATCGCGGTCGGTTTGCTGGTCATGATGTATCCGGTTCTGGCGAAGGTCCGCTACGACAAGCTCGACGCCGTCACCGGCGACAAGAAGCTGATGGTGTCGTCGCTGGTCATCAACTGGGTGCTCGGCCCGGCCATCATGTTCGCGCTGGCGTGGATCTTCCTGGCGGATCTGCCCGAGTACCGCACCGGCCTGATCATCGTCGGCCTTGCCCGCTGCATCGCCATGGTCATCATCTGGAACGACCTGGCATGCGGCGACCGTGAAGCCGCTGCTCTGCTGGTTGCGCTCAACTCGGTGTTCCAGGTCATTGCGTTCGGTCTGCTGGGCTGGCTCTACCTCGATCTGCTGCCCGGCTGGCTCGGTCTCGGCGACGGTGAGAAGATCGACATCTCCATGTGGAAGATCGCGCTGAACGTCGTCATCTTCCTAGGCGTCCCGCTGCTGGCAGGCTTCCTGACCCGCCGTTTGGGCGAGAAGAAGATGGGGCGCGAGTCCTACGAGGCGAAGTTCCTGCCGAGGATCGGGCCTTGGGCGCTTTACGGCCTGCTGTTCACGATCGTCATCCTCTTCGCCCTGCAGGGGAAGACGATCACCTCGCAGCCACTGGATGTGGCCCGCATCGCGCTGCCGCTGCTCGTCTACTTCGCTCTCACATGGTTCGGCACCTTCGCCCTCGGCAAGGCCATCGGCCTGAACTACGACCGCACCGCCACACTCGCCTTCACAGCCGCGGGCAACAACTTCGAACTGGCCATCGCGGTCGCGATCGCCACCTTCGGCGTCACCTCGGGCCAAGCGCTTTCTGGTGTCGTCGGACCGTTGATCGAGGTCCCGGTTCTGGTCGCTCTCGTCTATGTCTCTCTGGCCTGGCGCAAGAAGTTCACGGCCCACAGTTGA
- a CDS encoding APC family permease, producing the protein MEGAVAEVAKASTGAQDSDTSVELGGYQQELKRTLGSFQVFAISFAFISVAVGIFATFDEVLLTAGPVGIWLWVIAAVGQTLVALVVAQFAARIPLSGSSYQWASRLANPKIGWGFGWLAFCYLAIGVVAVDNALASQAFMPLFDIAPDEGTARLITLVVLFIQTVLAVASTRIVSMINMAAVGLELALVVVVAIALIIAVVVTGDGAAGNLTSRGVTENAPDYFAVGGGLMLAMIMGLATLVGFDSAANLAEEAKDPFRTVPRAIVGSVVAAGLLGMLFLITLTIAIDDVPRISADGSPVAAIMRVHLGSVMERVLLVAITIAFFGAGIVVMVACARLVFAMSRDSRFPAHQLMRRVNPRTRTPIPATILIFVLGAVLMVALPGAALLELITASTILPAISYGSTIVLYLAVRGRLDRKKGAFDLGRFELPVAICALVWTLIALFVLVTPREALVSVVIVVGLLLAGGLFFLVMLKFDRQALETEPGDATL; encoded by the coding sequence ATGGAAGGTGCGGTGGCTGAGGTGGCGAAAGCTTCGACGGGTGCACAGGACAGCGATACTTCCGTCGAGCTCGGGGGCTACCAGCAGGAGCTGAAACGGACGCTCGGCTCCTTCCAGGTGTTCGCGATCTCGTTCGCTTTCATCTCGGTGGCGGTCGGCATCTTCGCGACGTTCGACGAAGTGCTGCTGACCGCGGGGCCGGTCGGGATCTGGCTCTGGGTGATCGCGGCGGTGGGGCAGACCCTGGTGGCGTTGGTGGTGGCGCAGTTCGCGGCCCGCATCCCGCTGAGTGGCTCCTCCTACCAATGGGCCTCGCGGCTGGCCAACCCGAAGATCGGCTGGGGGTTCGGCTGGCTGGCCTTCTGCTACCTGGCTATCGGCGTGGTGGCGGTCGACAATGCGCTGGCGAGCCAGGCGTTCATGCCACTCTTCGACATCGCGCCGGACGAGGGCACTGCGCGTCTGATCACCCTTGTGGTGCTGTTCATCCAGACCGTGCTCGCCGTGGCGTCCACGCGCATCGTCAGCATGATCAACATGGCGGCGGTGGGGCTCGAACTGGCGCTCGTCGTGGTGGTGGCGATCGCGCTCATCATCGCTGTGGTGGTCACGGGCGACGGTGCAGCCGGCAACCTCACCTCGCGTGGTGTCACCGAGAACGCCCCCGACTACTTCGCTGTCGGCGGCGGGTTGATGCTCGCGATGATCATGGGTCTCGCCACCCTCGTCGGCTTCGACTCCGCGGCGAACCTGGCCGAGGAGGCCAAGGATCCCTTCCGCACCGTTCCGCGCGCGATCGTGGGATCGGTCGTGGCGGCCGGGCTCCTGGGAATGCTGTTTCTGATCACGCTCACCATCGCGATCGACGATGTCCCCCGGATCAGCGCCGACGGGTCACCGGTCGCGGCGATCATGCGTGTTCACCTCGGTTCGGTGATGGAGAGGGTGCTGCTGGTCGCGATCACGATCGCGTTCTTCGGCGCCGGGATCGTGGTGATGGTCGCGTGCGCGCGGCTTGTCTTCGCGATGTCGCGCGACTCGCGCTTCCCTGCCCACCAGCTGATGAGGCGGGTCAACCCGCGTACCCGGACACCGATCCCGGCGACGATCCTGATCTTCGTCCTGGGAGCCGTCCTGATGGTCGCGCTGCCGGGGGCCGCACTGCTGGAGCTGATCACGGCATCGACGATCCTCCCGGCGATCAGCTACGGCTCGACGATCGTCCTCTACCTGGCAGTGCGCGGACGGCTGGATCGCAAGAAGGGCGCGTTCGACCTCGGGCGCTTCGAACTGCCGGTCGCGATCTGCGCGCTGGTGTGGACGCTCATCGCGCTGTTTGTGCTGGTGACGCCCCGGGAGGCGCTCGTCTCCGTGGTGATCGTGGTCGGCTTGCTCCTCGCGGGCGGGCTGTTCTTCCTCGTCATGCTGAAATTCGACCGCCAGGCGCTGGAGACCGAGCCCGGAGACGCGACCCTTTGA
- a CDS encoding DUF2252 domain-containing protein: MPDQVSWSPPEERAARGRAARARAPRSSHAEYEPSAMRPDPVDIIGAQSAARLPELVPIRYGRMLESPFRFYRGAAAIMAGDLADTPRTGMTAQLCGDAHLLNFRLLASPERKLVFDINDFDETLPGPWEWDVKRLAASLAIAGRENGYTDGERASVVRATVRSYREEMRRFAGLGNLAVWYTQADRDMVQSLADQKLSARGRQRTQRAMAKARTRDGLQAFEKLTRVVDGRRRIAPDPPLIVPLQDLLPGVERESLEAQLRELIERYGRTLPSDRRHLLRQYRIVDMARKVVGVGSVGTRCWIILLLGRDDQDPLLLQAKEADRSVLAEYVGKSAYDNQGERVVSGQRLMQAASDIFLGWERVTGIDGRQRDFYVRQLRDWKGIAEPQLMDPRGMRVFGELCGSTLARAHARSGDRIEIAAYLGRGDAFDRALTVFAERYADQNERDHQALTDAVRTGRVAAEAA, translated from the coding sequence ATGCCCGACCAGGTCAGTTGGAGCCCCCCGGAGGAACGGGCCGCGCGGGGACGGGCCGCGCGGGCTCGTGCGCCGCGCTCCTCTCACGCGGAGTACGAGCCCTCGGCGATGCGGCCGGACCCCGTGGACATCATCGGGGCACAGTCGGCCGCCCGGTTGCCGGAGCTGGTGCCCATCCGCTACGGCCGGATGCTGGAGTCCCCCTTCCGCTTCTACCGCGGCGCCGCTGCCATCATGGCCGGCGATCTGGCCGACACCCCCCGCACAGGAATGACCGCGCAGCTGTGCGGGGACGCGCATCTGCTGAACTTCCGGCTGCTCGCCTCGCCCGAGCGGAAACTGGTCTTCGACATCAACGACTTCGACGAGACCCTGCCCGGCCCGTGGGAGTGGGACGTCAAGAGGCTGGCCGCCAGCCTGGCCATCGCCGGACGCGAGAACGGCTACACGGACGGCGAACGGGCCTCCGTCGTACGCGCCACCGTGCGGTCGTACCGCGAAGAGATGCGCCGCTTCGCCGGCCTGGGCAACCTCGCCGTCTGGTACACCCAGGCCGACAGGGACATGGTGCAGAGCCTGGCGGACCAGAAGCTGAGCGCGCGGGGCCGTCAGCGCACCCAGCGGGCCATGGCGAAGGCCCGCACCCGCGACGGCCTCCAGGCCTTCGAGAAACTCACGCGGGTGGTCGACGGCCGGCGCAGGATCGCCCCCGACCCGCCACTGATCGTGCCGCTCCAGGACCTGCTGCCGGGCGTCGAGCGCGAGTCGCTGGAGGCACAGCTCCGCGAGCTGATCGAGCGGTACGGCCGCACCCTGCCGTCCGACCGCCGCCACCTGCTCCGGCAGTACCGGATCGTCGACATGGCTCGCAAGGTCGTCGGAGTGGGCAGCGTCGGCACACGCTGCTGGATCATTCTGCTGCTCGGCAGGGACGACCAGGATCCGCTACTGCTGCAAGCCAAGGAAGCCGACCGGTCGGTGCTGGCCGAGTACGTGGGGAAGAGCGCCTACGACAACCAGGGGGAACGGGTCGTCTCCGGGCAGCGCCTGATGCAGGCCGCAAGCGACATCTTCCTCGGCTGGGAACGTGTCACCGGTATCGACGGACGCCAACGCGACTTCTACGTCCGCCAGTTGCGGGACTGGAAAGGCATCGCCGAACCCCAGCTCATGGACCCCCGGGGCATGCGCGTCTTCGGCGAACTCTGCGGCTCCACTCTCGCCCGCGCCCACGCCCGCTCCGGAGACCGCATCGAGATCGCCGCCTACCTCGGCCGCGGCGATGCCTTCGACCGCGCACTCACCGTCTTCGCCGAACGCTACGCCGACCAGAACGAACGCGACCACCAGGCCCTCACCGACGCCGTACGCACCGGCCGGGTCGCCGCCGAGGCCGCCTGA
- a CDS encoding DUF2637 domain-containing protein: MTGRAAWGDPYLSSPEDSLGGYQTIAPLAPSALDESWDPALELQQLLQTAEGHEFGTVAADPDDDTLARSNRTTAPVAPPPVYRGHRRQARAPKAGVTLMQTTSIFLAALGAVIVSMVSVFGGMVALDPLRRIAAPHIAQGLVSWWPLLVYGPWLVASLAILRASLHQRRVVHSWFVVLVFSTLTTLLCVAQAPRTITGTAAAALPSLAALACFQQLVRQITLTRPPRQAAARHRTASPSSARRSSHEQAEKGARTQSSPLSSPRVVPQERAPLRNAGPRQ, from the coding sequence TTGACCGGCCGTGCCGCGTGGGGGGACCCGTATCTCTCCTCCCCCGAGGACTCGCTGGGTGGTTATCAGACGATCGCACCCCTGGCCCCGTCGGCCCTTGACGAGTCGTGGGATCCGGCACTGGAACTGCAGCAACTGCTGCAGACCGCTGAAGGACATGAATTCGGCACCGTCGCTGCCGACCCGGACGACGACACACTCGCACGGTCGAACCGAACCACCGCCCCTGTGGCACCGCCGCCCGTGTATCGCGGCCACCGGCGGCAGGCCCGCGCGCCGAAGGCCGGGGTCACTCTGATGCAGACGACGAGCATCTTTCTTGCCGCGCTGGGCGCTGTCATCGTCTCCATGGTCAGTGTGTTCGGAGGCATGGTTGCCCTGGACCCCCTCCGGCGCATCGCCGCACCGCATATCGCCCAAGGTCTGGTCAGTTGGTGGCCGCTTCTGGTCTACGGACCCTGGTTGGTTGCATCCCTCGCCATCCTGCGCGCTTCCCTCCATCAACGCCGTGTCGTGCACTCCTGGTTCGTCGTACTTGTTTTCTCCACCCTCACCACCCTGTTGTGTGTGGCTCAGGCTCCGCGGACGATCACCGGCACGGCAGCGGCTGCGCTCCCTTCCCTCGCGGCCCTTGCCTGCTTCCAGCAGCTGGTCCGCCAGATCACCTTGACCAGGCCGCCTCGCCAGGCTGCCGCGCGCCACCGCACCGCCTCACCCTCTTCCGCTCGGCGCTCGTCCCACGAGCAGGCAGAGAAGGGGGCGCGCACGCAGAGCTCACCGCTCTCGTCCCCCAGGGTCGTCCCTCAGGAACGAGCACCTCTGAGAAACGCGGGCCCACGCCAGTAG
- a CDS encoding glycosyltransferase family 39 protein: MALLSPSSAQDRTPPAGSADTVQAPGAQQGFKGVLRSVWLWPALATLALTMYQIGRPQLWEDELNSWDMAARSTDQLLAAVQRVDAVLGTYYLFLHAWMGVFGDSATAVRMPSALAMAGTAACVALIGQRLFGRRAGLAGGLLFALIPVVSRYGHEARPYALVVLAVALSTLLLLRAMDRPTSWWRWTGYAVCVGAVGLLHLVALTALAGHLVAVILRARSERLIAWRFCLAALTGVACAAPVVLLGREQAARQISWIPQPEMWSLLTFWPQLYASALVAGAVTTLAVLAWGERRDAALFATALAVLPPLALWTVSHGDVSYFFYRYLLFTLPAWAVLAGAGLTAVRSRAMVAAALVVLGLLTLPEQQVLRKPYGHFWQGLDYQGAARTIQKFHRPGDAVVYDRGPDYWRMLDVGVRFYLPDDLQPRDVFLAESAADRHDLWPSECQDPAACVKDEQRIWLVVGGSEGDPLEALPAAQAEALRSRYTATGTERLTGLTVALLQRTR, encoded by the coding sequence ATGGCACTTCTCTCCCCTTCTTCGGCCCAGGACCGGACGCCACCCGCCGGGAGCGCCGACACGGTGCAGGCGCCGGGCGCACAGCAGGGCTTCAAGGGGGTGCTGCGCAGCGTATGGCTGTGGCCGGCGCTGGCCACCCTGGCGCTGACGATGTACCAGATCGGCCGTCCCCAGCTGTGGGAGGACGAGCTGAACAGCTGGGACATGGCTGCCCGCAGTACCGACCAGCTGTTGGCCGCGGTGCAGCGGGTGGACGCGGTGCTCGGTACGTACTACCTGTTCCTCCACGCGTGGATGGGGGTCTTCGGGGATTCCGCCACGGCCGTACGCATGCCTTCGGCACTGGCGATGGCCGGCACCGCCGCCTGTGTGGCGCTGATCGGGCAGCGGTTGTTCGGCCGCCGCGCCGGGCTGGCCGGCGGCCTGCTCTTCGCTCTCATTCCGGTGGTGAGCCGGTACGGCCACGAGGCCCGCCCCTACGCCCTGGTGGTCCTGGCGGTCGCCCTGTCCACCCTGTTGCTGCTCCGGGCCATGGACCGCCCCACCAGCTGGTGGCGCTGGACCGGCTACGCCGTGTGCGTGGGAGCCGTCGGCCTGCTGCACCTGGTGGCGCTGACCGCCCTGGCCGGGCATCTGGTCGCGGTGATCCTGCGGGCCCGGTCCGAGCGTCTGATCGCGTGGCGTTTCTGCCTCGCGGCCCTGACCGGCGTGGCCTGCGCTGCCCCGGTGGTCCTGCTGGGCAGGGAGCAGGCCGCCCGGCAGATCTCCTGGATCCCCCAGCCGGAGATGTGGAGCCTGCTCACCTTCTGGCCGCAGCTGTACGCCTCCGCCCTGGTGGCCGGGGCGGTGACGACGCTGGCCGTGCTGGCGTGGGGAGAGCGCCGCGACGCCGCCCTGTTCGCCACTGCGCTGGCGGTGCTGCCTCCATTGGCCCTCTGGACGGTCTCGCACGGAGACGTCTCGTACTTCTTCTACCGGTACCTGCTGTTCACCCTGCCCGCGTGGGCAGTACTGGCCGGCGCCGGTCTGACCGCTGTGCGATCCCGGGCGATGGTGGCGGCGGCGCTGGTGGTTCTCGGGCTGCTCACCCTGCCCGAGCAGCAGGTGCTGCGGAAGCCGTACGGGCACTTCTGGCAAGGCCTCGACTACCAGGGCGCGGCACGGACCATCCAGAAGTTCCACCGGCCCGGGGACGCAGTGGTCTACGACCGCGGGCCCGACTACTGGCGCATGCTCGACGTAGGTGTCCGCTTCTACCTTCCGGACGACCTCCAGCCGCGCGATGTCTTCCTGGCCGAGTCGGCCGCCGACCGGCACGACCTGTGGCCGTCGGAGTGCCAGGACCCGGCCGCCTGTGTGAAGGACGAGCAGCGGATCTGGCTGGTGGTGGGCGGCAGTGAAGGGGATCCGCTGGAGGCGCTGCCCGCCGCCCAGGCCGAGGCCTTGCGCTCGCGCTACACGGCGACCGGGACCGAGCGCCTGACCGGCCTGACGGTCGCGCTGCTGCAGCGCACCCGATAG
- a CDS encoding glycosyltransferase yields MIVKNEAKVIERCLASVRDLVDYWVISDTGSTDGTQQLIRTALDGIPGELREEPWVNFGHNRSLNIGYAHGKADYLLLLDADHVIRRDDPLPDLTAESYMLRHEGATEYRIKRLVRGDIAWRYEGVTHEYLTSDGHHAQENLDALVIQDFADGGSRHDKFERDARLLSAEHKRDPANARTVFYLAQTMRDMGRTSEAITYYELRARMGGWPEEVYYALLQVGILKAGSDDDWPAAMDAFSRAWESRPRRLEACYELASRLRRMGRHHSAHAILCAGLDQEQPDDILFIQPWVYRWGLLFEFSITAYWVGDHAGSLQACDRLLAMPDVPDAYRKQTLSNREFAAQRLAAIPEPTTGAQTAETLSVGQPPQG; encoded by the coding sequence ATGATCGTCAAGAACGAGGCGAAGGTCATCGAACGATGTCTCGCGTCCGTTCGTGACCTGGTGGACTACTGGGTGATCTCCGACACCGGCTCGACCGACGGCACTCAGCAGCTGATCCGTACGGCACTCGACGGCATCCCGGGCGAGCTTCGCGAAGAGCCCTGGGTCAACTTCGGCCACAACCGCTCCCTGAACATCGGCTACGCCCACGGCAAGGCCGACTACCTGCTCCTTCTCGACGCCGACCATGTGATCCGACGGGACGACCCCCTGCCCGATCTGACCGCCGAGTCGTACATGCTGCGGCACGAGGGCGCGACCGAGTACCGCATCAAACGCCTGGTCCGGGGTGACATCGCCTGGCGCTACGAGGGCGTCACCCACGAGTACCTCACCTCCGACGGGCACCACGCCCAGGAGAATCTCGACGCACTCGTCATCCAGGACTTCGCCGACGGCGGCTCACGACACGACAAGTTCGAGCGGGACGCGCGCCTGCTGAGCGCCGAGCACAAGCGCGACCCCGCCAATGCGCGCACGGTCTTCTACCTGGCACAGACCATGCGCGACATGGGCAGAACGAGCGAGGCGATCACCTACTACGAGCTCCGCGCGCGCATGGGCGGGTGGCCCGAAGAGGTGTACTACGCGCTGTTGCAGGTCGGGATCCTCAAGGCCGGCTCCGACGACGACTGGCCGGCCGCCATGGACGCCTTCTCACGCGCCTGGGAGTCGCGTCCGCGACGGCTCGAAGCCTGTTACGAACTGGCGTCACGGCTGCGCAGAATGGGCCGCCATCATTCCGCACACGCGATCCTCTGCGCCGGGCTCGACCAGGAGCAGCCGGACGACATTCTGTTCATCCAGCCGTGGGTGTACCGCTGGGGGCTGCTGTTCGAGTTCTCGATCACTGCCTACTGGGTCGGCGACCACGCCGGCTCCCTCCAGGCGTGCGACCGGCTGCTGGCGATGCCCGACGTGCCCGACGCCTATCGCAAGCAAACACTCAGTAACCGTGAATTCGCCGCGCAGCGCCTTGCCGCGATTCCCGAGCCGACCACCGGAGCCCAGACGGCCGAGACGCTGAGCGTCGGGCAGCCGCCACAAGGTTAG
- a CDS encoding SDR family NAD(P)-dependent oxidoreductase, translated as MTDAGTPIAVITGASSGIGAATARQLAAAGYHVVLTARRKDRVEALAAELTAAGRRATAYALDVTDRPAVDTFAASLDRCDVLVNNAGGAIGADPVATGDPADWRQMYEVNVLGTLHATQALLPALTASGDGTVVILSSTAGHATYEGGAGYVAAKNGARVLAETLRLEIVGTPVRVIEVAPGMVRTDEFATTRFRGDEEKAAKVYAGVAEPLTADDVADTITWAVTRPPHVNIDLLVVRPRAQASNSKVHREL; from the coding sequence ATGACCGACGCCGGCACCCCCATCGCCGTCATCACCGGAGCCAGCAGCGGCATCGGTGCGGCCACCGCACGGCAACTCGCGGCCGCCGGCTACCACGTCGTCCTCACCGCCCGCCGCAAGGACCGCGTCGAGGCGCTCGCCGCCGAGCTCACCGCCGCGGGCCGCCGGGCCACCGCGTACGCCCTCGATGTCACCGACCGCCCTGCGGTCGACACCTTCGCCGCGTCCCTCGACCGCTGCGACGTTCTCGTGAACAACGCAGGCGGCGCAATCGGCGCGGACCCCGTCGCCACCGGTGACCCCGCCGACTGGCGCCAGATGTACGAGGTCAACGTCCTCGGCACCCTCCACGCCACCCAGGCCCTGCTCCCGGCCCTCACCGCGAGCGGCGACGGCACGGTCGTGATCCTCTCCTCCACCGCCGGCCACGCCACCTACGAGGGCGGCGCCGGCTATGTCGCCGCCAAGAACGGCGCCCGCGTCCTCGCCGAGACCCTCCGTCTGGAGATCGTCGGCACCCCGGTCCGCGTGATCGAGGTCGCCCCCGGCATGGTCAGGACCGACGAGTTCGCCACCACCCGCTTCCGCGGCGACGAGGAGAAGGCCGCCAAGGTCTACGCGGGCGTGGCCGAGCCGCTCACCGCCGACGACGTGGCGGACACGATCACCTGGGCGGTCACCCGCCCGCCCCACGTCAACATCGACCTGCTGGTGGTCCGCCCCCGCGCCCAGGCCTCCAACTCCAAGGTCCACCGCGAGCTCTGA
- a CDS encoding YnfA family protein, giving the protein MLVARSAALFLLAALFEIGGAWLVWQGLREHRGWIWIGAGVIALGAYGFVATLQPEGEFGRILAAYGGVFVAGSIAWGMVADGYRPDRWDVIGALVCLVGMALIMYAPRAR; this is encoded by the coding sequence ATGCTCGTCGCCCGTTCCGCCGCCCTCTTTCTCCTCGCCGCGCTCTTCGAGATCGGCGGCGCCTGGCTCGTCTGGCAGGGGCTCAGGGAACACCGCGGCTGGATCTGGATCGGCGCGGGCGTCATCGCCCTCGGCGCGTACGGATTCGTCGCCACGCTCCAGCCGGAAGGCGAGTTCGGCCGCATCCTCGCCGCGTACGGCGGAGTCTTCGTGGCGGGCTCGATCGCCTGGGGCATGGTCGCCGACGGCTACCGCCCCGACCGCTGGGACGTGATCGGCGCGCTGGTCTGCCTGGTGGGCATGGCCCTGATCATGTACGCCCCGCGCGCCCGCTGA
- a CDS encoding AAA family ATPase, translating to MIVERAYAHLSSYDEGEWPWSVPCVRQLLDEGLRFTAPVTFLVGENGSGKSTLVEALAEGFGLDSYGGSHDWRYASHRGKSVLGERVRFDAAPRGRRMVTSWSARKGFFLRAETALDALDREGFAPDSVSHGEGFLAAFRGKFMQAGLYVMDEPEAALSFSSCLELIGHIDQLVKKGGQVICATHSPLLTALPGADIVEVGEHGMRRVEWGELGVVDHWRRYLADPQAYLRHIVD from the coding sequence ATGATTGTCGAACGTGCGTACGCCCATCTCTCCTCGTACGACGAGGGCGAGTGGCCCTGGTCGGTGCCGTGCGTCCGGCAGCTCCTCGACGAGGGGCTGCGCTTCACCGCGCCCGTGACCTTCCTCGTCGGAGAGAACGGCTCGGGGAAGTCGACCCTGGTCGAGGCCCTGGCGGAGGGGTTCGGGCTGGACTCGTACGGCGGCTCCCACGACTGGCGGTATGCCTCGCACCGCGGCAAGTCGGTCCTCGGCGAGCGTGTCCGCTTCGACGCGGCGCCCCGGGGGCGCCGGATGGTCACCAGCTGGTCGGCGCGCAAGGGCTTCTTCCTGCGGGCGGAGACTGCGTTGGACGCCCTGGACCGGGAGGGTTTCGCGCCGGATTCGGTCAGCCATGGCGAAGGCTTTCTCGCGGCGTTCCGGGGGAAGTTCATGCAGGCAGGCCTCTATGTGATGGACGAGCCCGAGGCTGCACTCTCCTTCTCCTCCTGCCTGGAACTGATCGGCCATATCGACCAGTTGGTGAAGAAGGGCGGACAGGTCATCTGCGCCACGCACTCCCCGCTGCTGACCGCGCTGCCCGGCGCGGACATCGTCGAGGTCGGTGAGCACGGCATGCGGCGGGTGGAGTGGGGGGAGCTGGGCGTCGTCGACCACTGGCGCCGGTATCTCGCCGATCCGCAGGCCTACCTGCGCCATATCGTCGACTAG
- a CDS encoding MarR family winged helix-turn-helix transcriptional regulator, translated as MTQKSTSGRNGLMDELSTASRRYMASYALFNQALADHLHLHPTDLQCLNLLGLERGPVTTGRIAELTGLTTGSATRLVDRLERAGYITRERDTEDRRRVLVTLVPERMAEFGALWQKLNGAWYEMFDAYNDDEIALLTAHMRRTVELSAAQIERLRGGRL; from the coding sequence ATGACGCAGAAGAGCACGTCGGGGCGGAACGGGCTGATGGACGAGCTGTCCACCGCGTCGCGCCGCTACATGGCCTCGTACGCCCTCTTCAACCAGGCACTCGCCGACCATCTGCATCTCCATCCCACCGATCTGCAGTGCCTCAACCTTCTGGGGCTGGAGCGAGGGCCCGTCACCACCGGGCGGATCGCCGAACTGACCGGGCTCACCACGGGGTCGGCGACGCGGCTCGTGGACCGGCTGGAGCGGGCGGGGTACATCACGCGCGAGCGCGACACCGAGGACCGGCGGCGGGTGCTGGTAACCCTTGTGCCCGAGCGGATGGCGGAGTTCGGCGCGCTGTGGCAGAAGCTGAACGGCGCGTGGTACGAGATGTTCGACGCGTACAACGACGACGAGATCGCGCTGCTCACGGCCCATATGCGGCGGACCGTGGAGCTCAGCGCCGCGCAGATCGAGCGGCTGCGCGGCGGCAGGCTCTGA
- a CDS encoding Mut7-C RNAse domain-containing protein: MNGPEISFSLAPELRLFVSPERRKGRTAVVTDGSSTLGHVVESLGIPLTEAGRLLVDGRQVTVSHIPRAGESIEVCGIQRPQQVPGAPLRFLLDVHLGTLARRLRLLGVDAAYENEDIGDPALATLSAKEQRVLLSRDRGLLRRREIWAGAYVYSDRPDDQLRDVLARFAPALAPWTRCTACNGRLSDADKDSVQDHLEQGTQRSYDVFAQCTACERVYWRGAHHARLEAIVEDALREFGGAAA; encoded by the coding sequence GTGAACGGACCGGAAATCTCCTTCAGCCTCGCCCCTGAACTGCGCCTCTTCGTCTCGCCGGAGCGCCGCAAAGGGCGTACGGCCGTGGTCACCGACGGCTCATCGACGCTCGGCCATGTCGTCGAGTCCCTCGGCATCCCGCTCACCGAGGCGGGCCGGCTGCTCGTCGACGGCCGCCAGGTCACCGTCTCCCACATCCCGCGCGCGGGCGAGAGCATCGAGGTCTGCGGCATCCAGCGGCCGCAGCAGGTCCCCGGCGCCCCGCTGCGCTTCCTGCTCGACGTCCACCTCGGCACGCTCGCGCGCCGGCTGCGGCTCCTGGGCGTCGATGCGGCGTACGAGAACGAGGACATCGGCGACCCGGCACTGGCCACGCTCTCGGCGAAGGAGCAGCGCGTACTGCTCTCCCGCGACCGGGGGCTGCTGCGGCGGCGGGAGATCTGGGCGGGGGCGTACGTCTACAGCGACCGGCCCGACGACCAACTCCGGGACGTACTCGCTCGGTTCGCCCCGGCACTCGCGCCATGGACCCGGTGCACGGCATGCAACGGCCGGCTGTCGGACGCCGACAAGGACTCGGTCCAGGACCATCTGGAGCAGGGCACGCAGCGCTCGTACGACGTCTTCGCGCAGTGCACGGCGTGCGAGCGCGTGTACTGGCGGGGCGCGCACCACGCCCGCCTGGAGGCGATCGTGGAGGACGCGCTGCGCGAGTTCGGCGGCGCCGCCGCCTAG